Proteins found in one Anabas testudineus chromosome 1, fAnaTes1.2, whole genome shotgun sequence genomic segment:
- the LOC113161823 gene encoding caspase-6-like isoform X1 encodes MSDTVGKSEVTQDSRPATHRMADTKNLMETDAIIRSSLALDLEEEYPMNNKRRGLALIFNQKQFCKKLELPERSGTESDGRNLVKRLKDLGFDVKSYDSYEQAQVEELINKAAKADHSDADCFLLVFLSHGEDEHVYTRDGKISVKDIVSKFKGTECKSLVGKPKIFIWQACRGDQHDDPVTACDAVDSRPMTNEVVVDAAAVHTLPAGADFIMCYSVAEGYYSHRETMKGSWYIQDLCELLGEYGKSLEFTHLLSLVNRKVAQRGVEKSRGHIGKSEDQIGKKQVPCFSSMLTKKLYFRPKKY; translated from the exons ATGTCTGACACGGTGGGAAAGAGTGAAG TTACTCAAGACAGCAGACCTGCAACACACAGGATGG caGACACAAAGAACCTAATGGAGACTGATGCGATTATCAGAAG cTCTTTAGCTCTAGATCTTGAAGAGGAGTATCCTATGAACAACAAACGTCGAGGCCTTGCTCTCATCTTTAACCAGAAACAATTCTGCAAGAAATTGGAGTTACCTGAGAGGTCTGGAACTGAGTCTGATGGCCGCAACTTGGTGAAAAG ACTCAAGGATCTAGGCTTTGACGTGAAGTCTTATGATAGCTACGAACAGGCACAAGTCGAAGAATTAATCAATAAAG CTGCGAAGGCCGATCATTCAGATGCAGACTGCTTTTTGCTTGTCTTTCTGAGCCATGGTGAGGATGAACATGTTTACACCAGAGATGGCAAGATCAGCGTCAAGGATATCGTATCCAAGTTTAAAGGAACTGAGTGCAAAAGCCTTGTAGGAAAGCCAAAGATCTTCATATGGCAG GCTTGCCGTGGAGATCAGCATGATGACCCAGTGACAGCCTGTGATGCAGTGGACAGTAGGCCAATGACAAATGAGGTGGTGGTGGATGCAGCTGCTGTACACACTCTTCCTGCTGGAGCTGATTTCATCATGTGCTACTCTGTGGCTGAAG GTTACTATTCCCATCGGGAAACCATGAAAGGCTCCTGGTATATCCAGGACCTGTGTGAGCTGCTTGGGGAGTATGGAAAATCCCTTGAATTCACGCATTTACTGTCCCTGGTCAACAGAAAGGTGGCACAGAGGGGCGTTGAGAAAAGTAGAGGCCACATTGGTAAGAGTGAAGACCAGATTGGAAAGAAGCAAGTACCGTGCTTTTCTTCAATGCTCACCAAGAAACTCTACTTCCGCCCAAAAAAGTATTAG
- the LOC113161823 gene encoding caspase-6-like isoform X2, translated as MADTKNLMETDAIIRSSLALDLEEEYPMNNKRRGLALIFNQKQFCKKLELPERSGTESDGRNLVKRLKDLGFDVKSYDSYEQAQVEELINKAAKADHSDADCFLLVFLSHGEDEHVYTRDGKISVKDIVSKFKGTECKSLVGKPKIFIWQACRGDQHDDPVTACDAVDSRPMTNEVVVDAAAVHTLPAGADFIMCYSVAEGYYSHRETMKGSWYIQDLCELLGEYGKSLEFTHLLSLVNRKVAQRGVEKSRGHIGKSEDQIGKKQVPCFSSMLTKKLYFRPKKY; from the exons ATGG caGACACAAAGAACCTAATGGAGACTGATGCGATTATCAGAAG cTCTTTAGCTCTAGATCTTGAAGAGGAGTATCCTATGAACAACAAACGTCGAGGCCTTGCTCTCATCTTTAACCAGAAACAATTCTGCAAGAAATTGGAGTTACCTGAGAGGTCTGGAACTGAGTCTGATGGCCGCAACTTGGTGAAAAG ACTCAAGGATCTAGGCTTTGACGTGAAGTCTTATGATAGCTACGAACAGGCACAAGTCGAAGAATTAATCAATAAAG CTGCGAAGGCCGATCATTCAGATGCAGACTGCTTTTTGCTTGTCTTTCTGAGCCATGGTGAGGATGAACATGTTTACACCAGAGATGGCAAGATCAGCGTCAAGGATATCGTATCCAAGTTTAAAGGAACTGAGTGCAAAAGCCTTGTAGGAAAGCCAAAGATCTTCATATGGCAG GCTTGCCGTGGAGATCAGCATGATGACCCAGTGACAGCCTGTGATGCAGTGGACAGTAGGCCAATGACAAATGAGGTGGTGGTGGATGCAGCTGCTGTACACACTCTTCCTGCTGGAGCTGATTTCATCATGTGCTACTCTGTGGCTGAAG GTTACTATTCCCATCGGGAAACCATGAAAGGCTCCTGGTATATCCAGGACCTGTGTGAGCTGCTTGGGGAGTATGGAAAATCCCTTGAATTCACGCATTTACTGTCCCTGGTCAACAGAAAGGTGGCACAGAGGGGCGTTGAGAAAAGTAGAGGCCACATTGGTAAGAGTGAAGACCAGATTGGAAAGAAGCAAGTACCGTGCTTTTCTTCAATGCTCACCAAGAAACTCTACTTCCGCCCAAAAAAGTATTAG